taaacaTTTCTTTGAACTCTTCCTGTAAGTAGTTCATTGTTGCGCACGACGATGGTCATTGATCTACATCATTTCACCAACCGGTTTGACCATAATCTCGTGGATTTGCACCCTTGGCGGTGTACCGACGGCGTATAGGACAGCGCTTGCAATGTCTTCCGGTTCGAGGATGGCCATGTTCTTGATCTCCATACTGTTCGGAATGATCTCCGTACGAACCAGACCCGGGCTGACACTCTGTGAAAGtcataataatcataattattGAGTGTTGTTTTCTTCACAACAAAATGCTAGAATATAAAtgcggcccagtccgttcttctaagatgaAAAAAATAGCTAAAATACTCCCAAACCCGGTTTTATCCTTGCTAAGTTAAGGTCATATATGGTTCGTATAAGTTCACATTTCATCTTGTTCGAATATCTCAAATTTTAAGCCATTGGCACGTGTTACACCGTGAGTGATAGATGCCCTGAAAGATAACCGTATTTGGTCTGATTGTCATGTTCGAGCCGAAAAAAGTCTGCTTGGTCACGCACCGGCCGGCATTCCCGATAGTACTCACACCGATTAGACCGATCACCATCCACGCGTCAGTTTCTGTGATAATATTCGACACCCGAAACCCTTACCGTGACTTTGATTTTGGTTCCCGCCAAACGCAACTCGTGGCGCATCGTTTCGGTGAGGGCCGTCACACCGAATTTGGAGGCCGGGTAAGCGTTGAGTCCTCCCACCGGCAGTAACTTATGGCCGAGGATGCTGTTGATGTGTACGATGTGTCCATCGACCGACCGTTTTTTCATCGATTGGAATGCCTCGCGACTGCACAGCATCAAGCCCATCAGATTGGTGTCGACCACATCGCGCAGTGCTTGCGTGTTATTCGCATCGAGCACTCCGATGGTACTGCGAGCAACGCCCGCATTGTTGACCAGTACGTCCACACCGCCAAAGTGTTGCTCGATGTGCAGGAACGCGGCCAGAATGTCTTTCTCCTTGGTGACGTCACACCGCACACTGTGCAAACGTCCAGCGGCCTCGGCCGAAAGTTCGGCCTTCAACTCATCGATACGTTCAACACGGCGAGCCAAACCGACGGTGATCATGCCCGCACTGGCAAGCGCTTTCACCGTAGCAGCACCGATTCCCGAACTTGCACCGGTCACAACGGCCACTTTTCCAACCCAGCGATCCATTCTGAAGCTGCTGCAGTTTAGCACACTGACGCCGAAAGACTGATTGTTGCGATAcgtttgaaaaattgagtgGCCCCCAGTACATGTATTTCGAGTTGCCTTATCTTATCTGCTTTAAtatcacaaacacaaaacgaaggAGGTTTGAAGGTGGTATTGTGTTACAGACGGTCAAATCAAAGTGAGTGTTTTGGGAGAATTTCGCCACTGCTCTTGGCCACTGCTTTGGCTGTGGGTCATGCTGCTGCAATCTCACTGATAGGAAGCTTAATAAGGGCAGTAATAATTTTAGAATTTATTATAGTAAGGCCCTCACAGATAATCATTGTTTCCATACAATTAGCTGAATTTCAACCGTTTTCTCAAAAACTACAACATTCGATTATGAAAAAGAGTGCTTCAAATCCAAATCCAAAGATACATGTGATATTGCCAAGAAGGCTCATAAAATATTGCGTGGTCAGTCACTTGGTGATATCAGATCattttttaattgcattaaatCAGCCTGAAGGAAAGCAGACGAGCTGCAATGTTTAGCCTTTAATTTTTTAGAATAAGTAATTAAGGTTGAAACGACTAACTAGCTTTCCTACAACGGTTCGgtaaccgattgaaatgtAATGTCCTCGATCTGCACTTTCGGCGGCGTACCGACGATGTAGAGGATGGCCTCCGCAACATCTTCCGGCTCGAGGACCACCTTGGATGAGAGGTCTATTCCTTTGGGAAGGATTTTCGTTCGCACCAGACCCGGACTGACACACTGCGAATGGAACAGTTTTATGTTCGATTGAGTTGAGTGCAATGTTTATATCGCTCAATCGATCGGATCCTCGGAACAGGACCGATCTTCTTACCGAaactttggttttgtttcccACCAACCGCAGCTCGTTGCGCATCGTTTCGGCGAGGGCCGTCACACCGAATTTAGTCGCCGCGTAGACATTGAGTCCTTTCATTGGGACCACCTTATGCCCGAGGACACTGTTGATATGCACGATGTGTCCATCGACCGATCGTTTCTTCATCGATTGGAATGCCTCGCGACTGCACAGCATCAAGCCCATCAGATTGCTGTCGACCACATCGCGCA
The nucleotide sequence above comes from Anopheles bellator chromosome 1, idAnoBellAS_SP24_06.2, whole genome shotgun sequence. Encoded proteins:
- the LOC131207248 gene encoding farnesol dehydrogenase-like → MDRWVGKVAVVTGASSGIGAATVKALASAGMITVGLARRVERIDELKAELSAEAAGRLHSVRCDVTKEKDILAAFLHIEQHFGGVDVLVNNAGVARSTIGVLDANNTQALRDVVDTNLMGLMLCSREAFQSMKKRSVDGHIVHINSILGHKLLPVGGLNAYPASKFGVTALTETMRHELRLAGTKIKVTSVSPGLVRTEIIPNSMEIKNMAILEPEDIASAVLYAVGTPPRVQIHEIMVKPVGEMM
- the LOC131213146 gene encoding farnesol dehydrogenase-like, encoding MNRWIGKVAVVTGASSGIGAATAKALASAGMITVGLARRVDRIDGLKAGLPVEAASRLHSLWCDVTQENDILDAFSHIEQRFGGVDVLVNSAGIARGSTGVLDSNNIQTLRDVVDSNLMGLMLCSREAFQSMKKRSVDGHIVHINSVLGHKVVPMKGLNVYAATKFGVTALAETMRNELRLVGNKTKVSCVSPGLVRTKILPKGIDLSSKVVLEPEDVAEAILYIVGTPPKVQIEDITFQSVTEPL